Genomic DNA from Aphanothece sacrum FPU1:
TAATTAACACTAATAATACCAAAATTAAAGAGCCAGCCCAAGCTAATTCTTGTTGTGGTTTAAAGGGTACAGTCGCAAAATTATAAACCAAAACGGAGAGGGTAGCGATAGGTTCTAATAAACCTTTGGGTGGTACACTAGGCCAAAAATTAGAAAACAAAGCCGTAAAAATCAGTGGGGCCGTTTCTCCGGCTGCACGGGCAACCGCTAAGGTAACACCTGTTAAAATAGAGGGAATAGCAGCCGGAAGTACAACTTTTAAGACAGTTTGATAGTTGTACGCCCCTATGCCAAAGGCTGCCCACCGTACATCTTGGGGAACGATTTGTAATGCTTCATCCGTTGTACGGACAATTGTAGGTAACATCAACACCGCTAAAGCAAACCCCCCCGCGATGGCTGAAAACCCAACAATTCCACTAGATACTAACAACCCAAAAGCGAAAATTCCGGCTATAATTGAGGGAACCCCACTTAAAACATTAGTGGCAAACCGTACCCATTGAGCAATTTTATTGCCTCCGCTAAACTCCGAGAGATAAACGGCAGCCAATACCCCAAAAGGAACCGCAATTGCTGTGGCCAACAATACTGTAATAATTGTACCGATAAGTGCGTTAGCAATGCCGCCTTCTGAGAGTCCTGGAGGTGGGGGAAGTTCGGTAAATAAACTCAAATTAAGTTGAGAAAATCCCTGGATTGCCACAAAAATCAACACTGCAAATAGGGGAATTAAGGTGACAATCATACATAAAGAAGCAATTACTGTCCAGAAAGTATCAAAAAGAGAACGGGGACTACCCGGCTTCTTTTTCAGACTTATTCCTGTTCTTTGAGGCTCTAAATTAGACATAATGGAGTAAAAATTTTTAATATTTAGCTTTCACTTGACTAACAATATAATCAGCCACAATATTAACCACTAAGGTTAAAATCATTAATACTAAAGCGGCATACATTAAAGCAGCTACTTGCATTCCTGATGCTTCAGCAAATTGGTTAGCTAATAAAGAAGAAATAGTGTTAGCTGGTTCGAGAATAGAAATGCTAATTCTGTTGACATTTCCAATAATCATAGTAACCGCCATAGTTTCTCCCATAGCTCGACCTAAAGCTAACATAATTCCTCCCACAATTCCCGAAATAGCTGCGGGAATTAATACTCTAAAAATGGTTTCCCAACGGGTTGCACCTAAACCTAAAGATGCTTGTCGTAAATCAGGAGGTAAGCAAGCTAAAGAATCACGAGAAATGGCGGTAATAATGGGTAAAATCATGATTGACAGCACAATTCCTGCCGGAAACATTCCAGGGCCACCAGAAGGAGGAGTGCTAAAAAAAGGAATCCATCCTAATGTCTCGTGTAACCACAAAGCAAAGGGCTGAATAAAAGGAATAAGAACAAAAATGCCCCATAATCCATAAACCACACTAGGAATAGCTGCTAGTAATTCAACTAAGAAAACTAGGGGAGTACGGAATTTTAGGGGGATAAAATCTTCACTTAAAAAAAGAGCAGTTCCTACCCCTAAAGGAATAGCAATAACTAAAGAAATCAAAGAACTAACTAAGGTTCCGTAAATAATAGGTAAAGCCCCGTAAGATTCTCTTCCTTGAACTGGATTCCAGGTACTATTAACTAAAAAGCCAAAGCCAAAAGTTTGAATAGCTGGCCAAGCACGCCATGTAATAACAGCCCCGATAGAGAATAAAATTAATCCAATACCAAGGGCAAAAGCTAAGGTAAGCCCAATAAATCCCTTATTGAAAGTTTTTTCAGATTCGGAACGAATACCGACTCCAGTTTGTCGATTGGATAATTGTGCAGTCACGTTTTTTTTTACTCAATTTATGCTAAGAATAACAACAGTTTTTTTGAGAGACTAGGAGAATTTTTTTTATTGTTTCTCCTAGCTAAATTATCACATTAATGACCTTATTTAAGTTTAATTTGATAATCGGGACTAATGGTATCAGCAGCCGCAGCTACTTTTTCTTTCACACTCATGGGTAAGGGAACATAACCAAGGGCTGCACTTTGTTCTTGACCTTTGGTTAACCCATATTGAATCATAGCTTCCATAGCGATCGCT
This window encodes:
- the pstC gene encoding phosphate ABC transporter permease subunit PstC, which codes for MTAQLSNRQTGVGIRSESEKTFNKGFIGLTLAFALGIGLILFSIGAVITWRAWPAIQTFGFGFLVNSTWNPVQGRESYGALPIIYGTLVSSLISLVIAIPLGVGTALFLSEDFIPLKFRTPLVFLVELLAAIPSVVYGLWGIFVLIPFIQPFALWLHETLGWIPFFSTPPSGGPGMFPAGIVLSIMILPIITAISRDSLACLPPDLRQASLGLGATRWETIFRVLIPAAISGIVGGIMLALGRAMGETMAVTMIIGNVNRISISILEPANTISSLLANQFAEASGMQVAALMYAALVLMILTLVVNIVADYIVSQVKAKY
- the pstA gene encoding phosphate ABC transporter permease PstA, which translates into the protein MSNLEPQRTGISLKKKPGSPRSLFDTFWTVIASLCMIVTLIPLFAVLIFVAIQGFSQLNLSLFTELPPPPGLSEGGIANALIGTIITVLLATAIAVPFGVLAAVYLSEFSGGNKIAQWVRFATNVLSGVPSIIAGIFAFGLLVSSGIVGFSAIAGGFALAVLMLPTIVRTTDEALQIVPQDVRWAAFGIGAYNYQTVLKVVLPAAIPSILTGVTLAVARAAGETAPLIFTALFSNFWPSVPPKGLLEPIATLSVLVYNFATVPFKPQQELAWAGSLILVLLVLITSVTARWASRQKTY